A genome region from Brachymonas denitrificans includes the following:
- the tpiA gene encoding triose-phosphate isomerase → MKKLIAGNWKMNASLAGNETLINELRAGIGAPACDVAICVPSPYFQQVQGLLAGQDAIVMGSQNVSSHESGAYTGDVSAAMLKEFGIRYAIVGHSERRLHQAESDTHVAIKAERALEAGITPIVCVGETLREREEGMTEFIVKRQLAAVIHLVGHCISEIVVAYEPVWAIGTGKTATPEQAQEVHAVLRTQLRAATEHADKIRLLYGGSMNASNAAALLAQPDIDGGLIGGASLKAADFLAIIAAAQ, encoded by the coding sequence ATGAAAAAACTGATCGCTGGCAACTGGAAAATGAACGCCAGTCTGGCAGGCAACGAAACGCTGATCAACGAGCTGCGCGCCGGCATCGGCGCTCCGGCGTGCGATGTGGCCATCTGCGTGCCCAGCCCGTACTTCCAGCAAGTCCAGGGCCTGCTGGCGGGTCAGGACGCCATTGTCATGGGGTCGCAGAACGTTTCCTCGCACGAATCCGGCGCCTATACCGGTGACGTGTCTGCCGCCATGCTGAAGGAGTTCGGCATCCGCTACGCCATCGTCGGCCACAGCGAGCGCCGCCTGCACCAGGCCGAGAGCGACACCCATGTCGCCATCAAGGCCGAGCGTGCCCTCGAGGCCGGTATCACTCCCATCGTCTGCGTCGGTGAAACCCTGCGCGAGCGCGAGGAGGGCATGACCGAATTCATCGTCAAGCGCCAGCTTGCGGCCGTGATCCACCTGGTGGGGCATTGCATCAGCGAGATCGTGGTAGCTTACGAGCCGGTCTGGGCCATCGGTACCGGCAAGACGGCCACTCCCGAGCAGGCGCAGGAAGTGCACGCGGTACTGCGTACACAGCTGCGTGCGGCAACCGAGCATGCAGACAAGATCCGCCTGTTGTACGGCGGCAGCATGAACGCCAGCAACGCGGCTGCGCTGTTGGCGCAACCCGACATCGATGGCGGCCTGATTGGCGGCGCTTCCCTGAAGGCGGCCGATTTCCTGGCCATCATTGCGGCAGCGCAATAA
- the pnp gene encoding polyribonucleotide nucleotidyltransferase: protein MSIFNKVTKTFQWGQHTVTLETGEIARQAAGAVLVNIDDTVVLATVAASKSAKPGQDFFPLTVDYIEKTYAAGKIPGSFFKREAKPSELETLTSRLIDRPIRPLFPEGFYNEVHVVVHTVSLNPEVDADIAAMLGVSAALAISGIPFNGPIGAARVGYINGEYVLNPGQTQRKDSQMDLVVAGTEAAVLMVESEAQQLSEEIMLGGVVFGHEQGQIAINAIHELVRDAGKPVWDWQPEAKDEEFIAKVNGLAEDKLRAAYQIRSKQARTQACREAYAAVKAELTEQGVEFDPVKVDNLLFDAEARIVRSQILSGEPRIDGRDTRTVRPIEIRNGVLPRTHGSALFTRGETQALVVSTLGTERDAQRIDALAGEYEDRFLLHYNMPPFATGEVGRMGSTKRREVGHGRLAKRALAAVLPSKDEFPYTIRVVSEITESNGSSSMASVCGGCLSMMDAGVPLKAHVAGIAMGLIKEDNRFAVLTDILGDEDHLGDMDFKVAGTADGITALQMDIKIQGITKEIMQVALAQAKEARMHILGKMQDAMGEAKAEVSAYAPRLFTMKINPEKIRDVIGKGGATIRALTEETGTQIDIAEDGTITIASNDNAKAEEAKRRIEEITAEVEVGKIYEGPVVKMLDFGALINVLPGKDGLLHISQIAHERVEKVSDYLSEGQIVKVKALETDDKGRIKLSIKALLDRPERGDRPERAERGDRGERNGNGRSSAEQQQQQQQ, encoded by the coding sequence ATGTCCATTTTCAACAAAGTCACCAAGACCTTCCAGTGGGGCCAGCACACCGTCACCCTCGAAACCGGTGAAATCGCCCGCCAGGCCGCCGGCGCCGTGCTCGTCAACATCGACGACACCGTCGTGCTCGCCACCGTGGCTGCTTCCAAGAGCGCCAAGCCCGGCCAGGACTTCTTCCCCCTGACCGTCGACTACATCGAGAAAACCTACGCCGCCGGCAAGATCCCCGGCAGCTTCTTCAAGCGCGAAGCCAAGCCCTCCGAACTCGAAACCCTCACCAGCCGCCTGATCGACCGTCCGATCCGCCCGCTGTTCCCCGAAGGTTTCTACAACGAAGTGCATGTGGTCGTGCACACCGTGTCCCTGAATCCTGAAGTCGATGCCGACATCGCCGCCATGCTCGGCGTGAGCGCGGCCCTGGCCATTTCCGGCATCCCGTTCAATGGCCCGATCGGTGCTGCCCGTGTCGGCTACATCAACGGCGAATACGTGCTCAACCCGGGCCAGACCCAGCGCAAGGACAGCCAGATGGACCTGGTCGTCGCCGGCACCGAAGCTGCCGTGCTGATGGTCGAATCCGAAGCACAGCAGCTGTCGGAGGAAATCATGCTGGGCGGCGTGGTGTTCGGCCACGAGCAGGGCCAGATCGCGATCAACGCCATCCATGAGCTGGTGCGCGACGCGGGCAAGCCGGTGTGGGACTGGCAGCCCGAAGCCAAGGACGAGGAATTCATCGCCAAGGTCAACGGCCTGGCTGAAGACAAGCTGCGCGCTGCCTACCAGATCCGCAGCAAGCAGGCGCGCACCCAGGCCTGCCGCGAAGCCTATGCTGCCGTCAAGGCCGAACTGACCGAGCAGGGCGTCGAGTTCGATCCGGTCAAGGTCGACAACCTGCTGTTCGATGCCGAAGCCCGCATCGTGCGCAGCCAGATCCTGTCCGGCGAGCCGCGCATCGACGGCCGTGACACCCGCACCGTGCGCCCGATCGAGATCCGCAACGGCGTGCTGCCCCGCACCCACGGTTCCGCACTCTTCACGCGTGGCGAAACACAGGCGCTGGTGGTGTCCACGCTGGGTACCGAGCGCGATGCCCAGCGCATCGACGCGCTGGCCGGCGAATACGAAGACCGCTTCCTGCTGCACTACAACATGCCTCCCTTCGCCACCGGTGAAGTGGGCCGCATGGGCTCCACCAAGCGCCGCGAAGTGGGCCACGGCCGTCTGGCCAAGCGTGCCCTGGCCGCCGTGCTGCCGAGCAAGGACGAATTCCCCTACACCATCCGCGTGGTGTCCGAGATCACCGAATCCAACGGTTCCTCCTCCATGGCTTCCGTCTGCGGCGGCTGCCTGTCCATGATGGACGCTGGCGTGCCGCTGAAGGCGCACGTGGCCGGTATCGCCATGGGCCTGATCAAGGAAGACAACCGTTTCGCCGTGCTGACCGACATCCTGGGCGATGAAGATCACCTGGGCGACATGGACTTCAAAGTGGCCGGTACTGCCGACGGCATCACCGCCCTGCAGATGGACATCAAGATCCAGGGCATCACCAAGGAAATCATGCAGGTCGCCCTGGCCCAGGCCAAGGAAGCGCGCATGCACATCCTGGGCAAGATGCAGGATGCCATGGGCGAGGCCAAGGCCGAGGTGTCGGCCTATGCTCCGCGCCTGTTCACCATGAAGATCAACCCCGAGAAGATCCGCGACGTGATCGGCAAGGGCGGCGCCACCATCCGTGCGCTGACGGAAGAAACCGGCACCCAGATAGACATCGCCGAAGACGGCACCATCACCATCGCCAGCAACGACAACGCCAAGGCCGAGGAAGCCAAGCGCCGCATCGAAGAGATCACGGCCGAAGTGGAAGTGGGCAAGATCTACGAAGGTCCGGTCGTCAAGATGCTGGATTTTGGCGCGCTGATCAACGTGCTGCCGGGCAAGGATGGCCTGCTGCACATCAGCCAGATCGCGCACGAGCGCGTCGAGAAGGTGTCCGATTACCTGAGCGAAGGCCAGATCGTCAAGGTCAAGGCCCTGGAAACCGACGACAAGGGCCGCATCAAGCTGTCCATAAAGGCGCTGCTGGACCGTCCTGAGCGCGGTGACCGCCCGGAGCGCGCCGAACGCGGCGACCGTGGCGAGCGCAACGGCAACGGCCGTTCCTCTGCCGAGCAGCAGCAACAACAGCAGCAGTAA
- the secG gene encoding preprotein translocase subunit SecG, whose amino-acid sequence MTFLLNLLLVVQVLSALAMIGLILVQHGKGADMGAAFGSGASGSLFGASGSANFLSRTTAVLATIFFVATLVLAYFGNLRNTGGSGSVLSGMVAPAAVTAPASAPASDAAPATGPSALIPGQQPAAAVAPASVAVPASQPAPVAPAAAASR is encoded by the coding sequence ATGACTTTTCTTCTCAACCTCCTGCTGGTCGTGCAGGTGCTGTCGGCACTGGCGATGATCGGCCTGATCCTGGTTCAGCATGGCAAGGGTGCGGACATGGGTGCCGCATTCGGCAGTGGGGCCTCCGGCAGCCTGTTCGGCGCCTCCGGCAGTGCCAACTTCCTGTCGCGCACCACCGCCGTGCTGGCCACGATTTTCTTCGTTGCCACGCTGGTTCTCGCGTACTTCGGCAACCTGCGCAACACCGGCGGCTCCGGTAGCGTGCTCAGCGGCATGGTCGCTCCCGCCGCCGTGACCGCACCGGCCTCAGCCCCTGCGTCTGATGCAGCCCCTGCAACCGGTCCTTCCGCACTGATTCCCGGACAGCAGCCGGCCGCCGCCGTGGCGCCCGCAAGCGTTGCTGTTCCCGCTTCCCAGCCTGCCCCGGTAGCCCCCGCCGCAGCCGCTTCCCGCTAA
- a CDS encoding NADH-quinone oxidoreductase subunit A has translation MDLALYLPVLLFILVGLVAGAVTLGLGSALGPNRPDPAKNSPYECGFEAFEDARMKFDVRYYLVAILFILFDLEVAFLFPWAAAYKQLGPVAFWSVMIFLGILVVGFIYEWKKGALDWE, from the coding sequence ATGGATCTTGCACTTTATCTCCCCGTTCTCCTGTTCATCCTGGTCGGCCTGGTTGCCGGTGCAGTGACCCTGGGTCTTGGTTCGGCACTCGGCCCGAACCGTCCTGATCCCGCCAAGAACTCCCCCTACGAATGCGGCTTCGAGGCCTTTGAAGACGCGCGCATGAAGTTCGATGTGCGCTACTACCTCGTTGCCATCCTGTTCATTCTTTTCGACCTGGAAGTCGCCTTCCTGTTCCCCTGGGCGGCCGCCTACAAGCAGCTGGGTCCCGTGGCTTTCTGGTCCGTCATGATTTTCCTGGGCATCCTCGTCGTGGGTTTCATCTACGAATGGAAAAAAGGCGCCCTGGATTGGGAATAA
- the rpsO gene encoding 30S ribosomal protein S15, with protein sequence MVDKVAVIKDNARAANDTGSPEVQVALLTARINELTPHFKTHAKDHHGRRGLLRMVSRRRKLLDYLKSKDADRYLALIAKLGLRK encoded by the coding sequence ATGGTCGATAAAGTTGCCGTTATCAAGGATAACGCCCGCGCCGCCAATGACACTGGCAGCCCCGAAGTACAAGTTGCGCTGCTGACCGCACGCATCAACGAACTCACCCCGCACTTCAAGACGCACGCCAAGGACCACCACGGCCGTCGCGGCCTGCTGCGCATGGTGAGCCGCCGCCGCAAGCTGCTGGACTACCTGAAGTCCAAGGACGCTGACCGCTACCTGGCCCTGATCGCCAAGCTGGGTCTGCGCAAGTAA
- a CDS encoding NAD(P)H-quinone oxidoreductase — translation MQAIAIEAYGAPEMLKPVTCADPVAGAGEVLIRVAASGVNRPDVLQRKGHYPVPPGASELPGLEVAGEIVAGDADAMAQAGLKLGDKVCALVAGGGYAELCVAPAAQCLPVPAGLDMVQAASLPETFFTVWSNVFDRARLQPGETLLVQGGSSGIGVTAIQMAKALGAAVIVTAGSDDKCEACVKLGADHAINYKTHDFVEEAKRLTDGKGVDVVLDMVAGDYIAREVECLADDGRIVIIAIQGGVKSGFNAGQVLRRRLTITGSTLRPRPVAFKAAIARALREKVWPLVENGAIAPVIYRTFPAAQAAEAHALMESNQHIGKIVLTW, via the coding sequence ATGCAAGCCATTGCCATCGAGGCCTACGGCGCGCCGGAAATGCTCAAGCCCGTCACCTGCGCCGATCCGGTCGCGGGTGCGGGCGAGGTGCTGATCCGCGTGGCGGCGTCGGGCGTCAACCGTCCCGACGTGCTGCAGCGCAAGGGCCACTACCCGGTGCCGCCGGGCGCTTCCGAACTGCCCGGCCTGGAGGTTGCCGGCGAGATCGTCGCCGGCGATGCCGACGCCATGGCGCAGGCTGGCCTGAAACTGGGCGACAAGGTGTGTGCGCTGGTCGCCGGCGGCGGCTACGCCGAGCTGTGCGTGGCCCCCGCAGCCCAGTGCCTGCCGGTTCCGGCCGGACTTGACATGGTGCAGGCCGCCAGCCTGCCCGAAACCTTCTTCACCGTCTGGAGCAATGTCTTCGACCGCGCCAGACTGCAGCCGGGAGAAACCCTGCTGGTGCAAGGCGGCAGCAGCGGCATCGGCGTCACCGCCATCCAGATGGCCAAGGCGCTGGGCGCCGCGGTCATTGTTACCGCCGGCAGCGACGACAAGTGCGAGGCCTGCGTCAAGCTCGGCGCCGACCACGCCATCAACTACAAGACCCACGATTTCGTCGAGGAGGCCAAGCGCCTGACCGATGGCAAAGGTGTGGATGTGGTGCTGGACATGGTTGCCGGCGACTATATCGCCCGTGAAGTGGAGTGCCTCGCAGACGATGGCCGCATCGTCATCATCGCCATCCAGGGTGGCGTCAAGTCGGGCTTCAATGCGGGGCAGGTGCTGCGCCGCCGTCTGACCATCACCGGCTCGACGCTGCGTCCGCGCCCGGTGGCCTTCAAGGCCGCCATCGCCCGCGCGCTGCGCGAGAAGGTCTGGCCACTGGTGGAAAACGGCGCCATCGCGCCGGTTATCTACCGCACCTTTCCGGCCGCCCAGGCCGCCGAGGCGCACGCCTTGATGGAAAGCAACCAACACATTGGCAAAATCGTATTGACCTGGTAA
- a CDS encoding NuoB/complex I 20 kDa subunit family protein, with protein MSLEGVFKEGFITTSYDAVANWAKTGSVWPMTFGLACCAVEMMHAAAARYDLARFGAEVFRASPRQSDLMIVAGTLCNKMAPALRKVYDQMAEPRWVISMGSCANGGGYYHYSYSVVRGCDRVVPVDVYVPGCPPTAEALIYGIMQLQQKIRRTNTIARA; from the coding sequence ATGTCGCTTGAAGGTGTATTCAAAGAAGGCTTCATCACCACCAGCTACGACGCGGTGGCGAACTGGGCCAAAACCGGTTCCGTCTGGCCCATGACCTTCGGTCTGGCCTGCTGCGCCGTCGAGATGATGCACGCCGCTGCCGCGCGCTACGACTTGGCGCGTTTCGGTGCCGAGGTATTCCGCGCCAGTCCCCGCCAGTCCGACCTGATGATCGTGGCTGGCACGCTGTGCAACAAGATGGCGCCGGCCCTGCGCAAGGTCTATGACCAGATGGCCGAGCCGCGCTGGGTGATTTCCATGGGTTCCTGCGCCAACGGCGGTGGCTATTACCACTACAGCTACTCGGTGGTGCGTGGCTGCGATCGCGTGGTGCCGGTCGACGTCTACGTCCCGGGCTGCCCGCCCACGGCCGAGGCGCTGATTTACGGCATCATGCAGCTGCAGCAGAAGATCCGCCGTACCAACACCATTGCCCGCGCCTGA